GGAGCGACCGGCGACGTTTTCGAGCTCGTCCGGATCCTTGTCCAGATCGAACAGCTGCGGCGGATCGGCCGGCTGCCCCGCCTCACCATCACTGTAGACGTACTTGTACGGGCCACGGCGCACCATCAGCACCGGACCGGCCGCACCCTCGCCCATGTACTCGGAGTACGCGGTATCGGGCCAATCCTGGTCTTTGCCGTGGAGCAGCGGCACGACGCTGTGCCCGTCGAGGTGCGGCGCGATGACGGGATCGGGGGTCTCGCCGGAGGCGAACTCGACGAACGTCGGGAACAGGTCCACCAGCGAGACATTACCTTTGGCGCGCTGGCCGCCGGGGACATCGGGGTGACTGATGATGAACGGCACGGTGGCGGACCACTCGTACATGCTCATCTTGTACCACATGCCGCGCTCACCCATCATATCGCCGTGGTCGGCGGCGAAGACCACGATGGTGTTGTCCGCCTGGCCGGTCTTCTCGAGCGCATCGAGCAGCTCGCCCACCTTGTCGTCGACGTAGCTGATCATGCCGTAGTACGCATGCCGCGAACGGCGGATGTCTTCATCCGTGTGATCCACCTGGTGCATACCATAGTGGTAGTACAGGCGCGCGCTGTGCGCATCGCGCTCTTCCACCGGACGGTACTTCACGTGCGGCATGTCGATCTCGTCCTCGGCATAGCGCTCGTAGTACTCGCGCGTGGTGAGGTACGGATCGTGCGGATGCGTCAGTGAGGTGCAGAGGAAGAACGGCCGTTCATCGGTCTTGTTCGTCTGGTCACGCTTCACATCGAACATGTACCGGGCGGATTTCCAGGTCGCCTCGTCGTCATAGTCGATCGGCATGCTGCGGGCGACCACGCCGGAGTGCGTGACGCTCTCCATGGTGTGGAAGAACTCGAGCTGTTCTTCGGGCTTTTCCCAGTCCGGCGTCCAGCCGAAGTCGACCGGATAGAAGTCGGTCGTCAGGCGCTCCTCGAACCCGTGCAGCTGGTCCGCGCCGACCAGATGCATCTTGCCGGACAGGCAGGTGCGGTAATCATGGGCACGCAGATAATGCGCGAAGGTGGGCAC
The DNA window shown above is from Halofilum ochraceum and carries:
- the betC gene encoding choline-sulfatase, whose translation is MATNRPNILFIMTDQLGAPVLPAYGHPVVKTPNIDRLVERGTVFENSYCNSPLCSTSRVSMLSGRLPSDLDAFDNASEFPSQVPTFAHYLRAHDYRTCLSGKMHLVGADQLHGFEERLTTDFYPVDFGWTPDWEKPEEQLEFFHTMESVTHSGVVARSMPIDYDDEATWKSARYMFDVKRDQTNKTDERPFFLCTSLTHPHDPYLTTREYYERYAEDEIDMPHVKYRPVEERDAHSARLYYHYGMHQVDHTDEDIRRSRHAYYGMISYVDDKVGELLDALEKTGQADNTIVVFAADHGDMMGERGMWYKMSMYEWSATVPFIISHPDVPGGQRAKGNVSLVDLFPTFVEFASGETPDPVIAPHLDGHSVVPLLHGKDQDWPDTAYSEYMGEGAAGPVLMVRRGPYKYVYSDGEAGQPADPPQLFDLDKDPDELENVAGRSDYREIENELADRVHKRWNPDDLRRRVLETQKRRRFIYNALSKGRTQSWDWEPRSDASDQYIRNGEVLAEREARARLDEQNRPAETYQKRAAQS